The Branchiostoma lanceolatum isolate klBraLanc5 chromosome 1, klBraLanc5.hap2, whole genome shotgun sequence genomic sequence AGGTAAGGGCGTTACAACGAGATTTACCTACATCGTCTCCTTTTTAAGTAAGCGTCTTTTCTTTGGTGTCACAAACATATGTCCATGGTCTGAAAAGTAGGTTAGGATTAAGGTCGTAAACAACAATTTACCATCTGTCTACGATCACGTCTGAAGACACACATACGAGGAAAGGGTGCCGTTTAAAACCCTAGTAGCCTAGTCACAACTGTTAGAAgcaaatcaaacaaacatacaagctTGTGCCGCTGTTTGCTCGAAGACACAAGCTTGTACTGCTGACCCCTGGTTTCGCACTTCACGTGGTTTACCCGAAGGAAAGTTATAACAGAAGATTAGTGTTCTCCGTTATATTCTCTCGACACAGACTTGCCAGGGTTCACACAGTTTAGAAAAGTTGAGTTTACGTTGTCACCCGAGCCCTGCAATGTGATAGTTAGCTCTGGCAAATCACCATACCGGCAGTGCCaagatgtgtttatttgttgacaTTTCAACGGTGAGATGAAGAAGAACTTCCTTCAGCAAATACGGAACAAGCATCGGGATTAATTGATAGTTttgtaaatcgttttgaagtAGTTTTGAGAGCGTCCCACCTCCACAAATAAATTGCAAAGTCAGACACATATTCCTGAAGTAGTTTTTATGTAGTCCTCCTGTCGGCTTCGACGTTTTCACGATACAAGCTTCGGATTGTTATCAGTAGACAAGGCCAGAGAGAACCTTTTGCCACAGAGTATCGGCATGGTCTTTCAGATAGACGTAGAACTGTTACTATGGCAGGTAAAAACCGGGGATAATAGGGATATCTTCTAGCTCCGTGTACTTCGAAAAAGTCTTAAAGCTTAAAATCCTCTTTATACATGACGCTTTCAACATTTAGCTATAGGGAAATGATTTACGTTATACGGTTCCGTGACGAAAAGTATGTACGTAAGAACTACATGTCATGTGTTCGGTGTTTCTGAGAAACAAGACTCTGCTTATGACTTTAAGTTGGGTTGTTGATCATAGTTGAAACTGTGTGACAGTTACGTCTGCCGGCTAGAGTAAAGAGGATTGTTTTGTAACTCGCGGCCGTCTGATCCGGAAACGGGATAGCTAATCACCAATCCGCCTCACGCTACGTAATATATCGTCCGATCAGGGTAATCAGAAGGCTTCATAACGGCCATGATTTATGATGATTCACAGTGTTGCAGAAACATCCCACAGAAGCAGCCTGTCTCTCCTTTTTTGATTCCATCGTACTTTGTATTCCAGGCGAGCACGGAGTTTCTGTTCAGCTTCTAGACTTTTTATTCCTTTGAACAGAAAAGAGCCAAGAAGATCCTTTCAATGACGGTTTATGAGCTCTAAGTCGTATTTACGAGTTTCTCTGTATCAAAGCTGAGCTGTGATTTCCAACACaacaaaattggacttacccaaattttcgactgatcaactccagtctttgttatCCCTTAAAAAAGACTGGAGTTCATCAGTCAGTTCaccaattttttgtgtgctggAAATTATAattcaactttgatacagaatgaccTCTACCTACACAGATGAACGTTCAATTTACGAATTTCTCCTCTGCCTCCCAGGTTCATCCTATGAAGCCCAGTTGCTGGAACACCTTCTACTGAACCACGACGCCGAGCCGAGACCGGTGCTGAACAGCTCTTCTCCAGTTACAGTCAAGATCGACGCCGCCTTGGCACAGATCATCTCAGTGGTAAGGGCATCTACGTCTTCTTATACTTCCCGTCGTTACAATGGTTATCGTCGTCTAAATTTGAAATCTTTAGCTTTAGAAATTTTCGACTTCTTTTTGTTGCTCCTATTGATTTTGACTTTTTGTATTTTCAGGACTCGAAGAATCAACAGATCACGGTGAACCTATGGTATCGGTCGGTAAGTTTCATTTTCATTCCTCCTTTTTTTCGAAGACCAAAGATGTTAATtagttcaaagaaaaaaaaaagacaatgatTCTTTCCGCACAAACAGTCAGATGGTTGGAATAACAGGACTTCTGACAGCTTTGCAACTTAATTGTGGAATGTATTCTGCTGCAAGCATAAGTCACTTACAGGTAAAATACAGCAGGCTACTTATTTTCATGGACGACAGGGCTTTGTACATAATGTGCAATGTGCCCTCGCTCTTAGTTTGTCATAACGGAAGACTTTTGATGCCGTAGAATCTTTAAGCAGGGTAAACACATAGTTAATCGCTGGCAAGgatactacaatgtagtataAAACCTACTTTTacataacaagacagctgaatatTGCAGGACACATCCGCGGCTGTTCCAAGAATGCTCTCTTTTATAACTCCTTAGGCCAATTCTTGTCAGAAGACCTTACTGTCGTATTGTACGGATGGTTTATGTACCGTAGTTAACTAGACTGAAGTACAAAAATACGGCTACAGCATCACTtgactgcaactgttctttCTACAGTACTGGACGGATGAGACCATGGCGTGGAACGCGTCCGACTTCGGCGGCGTCAGCGCCATCAGAGTCAGCAGTGAGAAGATTTGGCGCCCGGACATCGTGGTCTACAACAGGTATGTGTCGCTGATGGGAGTTTATTTGTTTCCGTTTACTGTATTTAGGCGTAGAACATCCGTTCTGTACAGTTAAAGTACAACTACAAGATGCGTAAGACCGGACAgttaggtttgatccactgACATCGGGAAGGACCCGACTATTTTCTTAAACgtactcaaggtgtggctctcctaaaaaaTGAGACCTTCGGGTTTACGTCCCATCAGAGGCTaccgtccctaactgaagctaggtacccatttttacctaGGTCGAGTAAAATAGGTGTTAaacgcctttcccaagggcacaacgtttgGGCCAGCTGGGGATTCGAGTTcataacctttagattctaagtcaagaACCCTAACCATAAGGCCACATGTCCCTGATGATAGTGGGAAGTTTCTTACTAAATGTCGGATTAGCGCTGAAAATGCTACTTTTATGTCGGACATGTGTTCTCCATTGTCGGTAAGACACTTGCAAAGGTGCCTCGAATAGTTTGAGAAgttaaaagaaaaagacaaatataGTCAAGGCTATTTTTTCTTGGTCGAAGTTACAAGAGCGTGATTTTGCTGACGTGTGACAGAAATAGTCATTTTACTTATAAATGAATGCATTTCGCCGACCAAGctgtctaaaatgcaatctgcATCATTGAGAACTGATCTTCAAAATGTCAAATCATACTTTGATTGTATTTGCCTATCCCTCCTGCGAACATGAGGTAAACTAACCCTGTTTCAGAGATAATTGAACTCAGCCCTTTATATAATCATAGATGAACCCTATACACCATGGCAATATGATGCCATCCATGCATAACAATATGGCGTACAGCCAAAGTCGAACTGGGTCAACATGCGTAGTGCATTACTGCCCATTCATCCACGGCGGGACTCGATCTGACCAGAGTTGTTCTCCGCTACAATAGCCCGCGTATTGCACTTAGCACGCTTAACTGCAAGCGCTGAATACTCTTAGGTCTGTCTGTTCCCTCTGCTCTATGGCTATTGTTAGAGAGGATATCGTCTTTGGTCATCATAGTGAAGAAATCAAAGACGCACTCTAAAGAGATGCTGTAAGTTAGAGCGTCCATTATTCGCTAAGACGCCTCGCACCCGGCCTCTGCATTCCGGGCTACTTGGTACGATATGCACGACTAGACTTGTGAAAGTCAAAGCATGGCTATCCACACGACTCAAAAACTGTTTGTATGTGTTGACAAATTGTTTTTCATCAAGTTTAATACAGTAATGGTGTATTGTTTATCGAAAAGTATCATTTTCCCTTCAAAGTCGTAGATATGCAATTACACATACAAAATCATCCCTAAGATCTATTTAAATCTAGGTATCATACTTTAAAAGTTGTTAGCTGTTAGCAATAGTGCAACTatcatgtgcgtaagttgccatacattgtaccagttaagcccccctctcgctggacccgcggcacgctggcggcgtcgctgcggccgatcgaattgacaaagcactcaacgaatttcatcgccaaaaaacgaatgtttttaaagctttgtgtgttttgttgtctttttggtcatacttgtacgttttaaattatattcccattataaagtcaagggtaacacaaatccagtttaggacgcagcgacgccgccagcgtgccgcgggtccggtgaggggggtggggggtggggggctttacaattgtcgcgcaataaagttcttcttatcatcattatcatatctattGATGCTGACACACACCTTCTCCTACCGTAGCCTTGGCGCCTACTCGGACGCCTTCGCCGACTCGGAGGCGACGATCTACTCCAGCGGCAGCCTGTCCTGGCTCTACCCGGTCATCCTCACCTTCACCTGCGCCATAGACGTCACCTACTTCCCGTACGACGAGCAGACGTGCGAGATGCAGTTCGGGTCCTGGTCGTTTGACGGTTTCAAAGTCGACGTCCACAACAGGTAGGTTTCCCTTTGAACCTGGTGGAAACCTAGACCGTTACACTCTTCTTTATACTTTTACTGTCAAGTACGTCTGAGAATTTTCATATAGGTCTACAACAGGTATGTCTCCTTTCAAATCATGATTGAAATCTGGCTACGCCTTTCTCTTTACGTTTACCCATTGTCAAATACGTTAGAAACGCCTCATCTAATCTCATTCCATCTACTCATGAGGATCCGCTGTTGTTTGTCCACAGGTCAGCTACACCGGACTCAGGCAACTACCTGGAGAACGAGGAGTGGGAACTGGGAAGTTACACGGTGAGTTACATAAGAAAAATACGCACGCGTGTGGACGCGCGCACACAAACGCATACACTCATGTACACTCACACTGAAACAAATACACTGACAAGCACACACAatcaaacacgcacacacacaaaattacacaaacacacagtcaagcacacacacacacatacacacgcacacacgcacacacgcacacatacacacatacacacacacacacacacacacactcactcaagcatacacacatacacactatAGTCCCAAATACACAGTATGATACCAATCTACACACTGTCATTTGTAGTACCTGACGATTTTGATTAAACTGTTGACCGCAATGTTATACTTTGTTCGGATTTCAGGTGCGACGCGAAGAGTTCTTCTACGGCTGCTGCCCCGAGCCGTACCCCGTGGTGACCATGTCCATCTTCATCCGGAGGAAGACACTCTACTACAACTACAACGTGGTGGCGCCCTGTATCCTCATCGTATTCGTCAGGTAATGAACGCTCCGTTTGATAAAGAGGAATCAGAAAGGCTACGATAAAAAGTGTAACCATGATCAAGAACCTTCAATATACAAGTCGTCcagatacaaaaacaaaatcttcatttttttatgttggaCCTTCAGTATGCTCTTGACATGATTTATACTGTATCACCACAGTCATCTGAACTTCAACATGTCATCTAAAATGCACATTTTTCTGGTAACGTAAAACGTTTGGATTACAGAGATTATAATGGTTTGTTGACTGTTAATCTTCTTTCAGCTTGTTCGGTTTCTGGGTGCCGGCTGAGTGCGGCGAGAAGCTATCCCTGGGTGTGACTATGTTGCTGTCTCTGGTCGTCTTCATGCAGATCGTGTCACAAACGTTACCGGCAACGTCAACATCCGTGCCGTACATAGGTATGCACATATCTATTCATACACATTAAAAGTAAGTCAATTCATTCGTATCCACCTGACTGTATGTACAGATATAGTAGACCTTGCCTTAAGATTTCTAACATAACAGCCGAGAAGAATTATCAAATTTGGAAATTACTACGCATCTTGCATTGACAACGACGTGTTTTTCAGAAGCGACTTATTGATAACGTTAACACTTCTTATTTGATTTTCTAACTTACAGCCCAGTTTTTCGGAGGCACCATTGTCCTGGTGGGGGTGTCCGTGTCCCTCTCGGCCTTTGGAATCTACTTCCACTTCCACGAGCTGAACCTGAAGCCGCCACCAACATGGCTCAGGACCATCCTCTTTGTGGACGGGTAAGGGTCACGGGGCAAAGTTTAACAGAAAACGATGTGCTCATGCCTTTAAATTATGTATAACACTAAATTGTGTCCGcgtttttttacatttcttacatttcaacTTTGTAGAAATCAAAGGACACTGAACAGAAGGGACGACGGAAACTAAAGATAAATTGAAATGGACTTGGAACAAATGAgatgacaaaaataaaaatttcatgCCTGAGCTTGGAAAATGTAGACTTAGCAGCTTGACTGCTTGAGAAAAAAAGATCTGAAAACTATCGCATTGTTACAATAGCAAGATTGTACAATATTAACTTGCAAGAAATGTTGATGAATTATTTATGTGTGAGCTCATGTGTTAATGTCGTTGTGCTGCAGGTTTAAACCATGGCAGCTCATCAAGAACAGGAAGAATAAGAAGGTTGAACCAACCGTCATCGCAAATGAGGGACTGGAGGTGGTATCAATGGACGACAAAGAGGTAACTACATTTGgtagattaaaaaaaacttaaactGCTTGGAAGAATACACTTTAATCCAATGTAATTAATGCTCCGCTGAAGAACATTGTGGTAATCATATCATGAACATGTATCTACGAACATGTATTAAACTACACTTAAGCCGTCATTTTGatcatgaaaatagaataatggtaaaaaaaaactgcagtgcTAACAATAGTTTAAAAGATACTATCTTTATTATACACTTACAGAAGGAAGCCGAGATGAGCGGGGAAATTAACGCCAAAGTGTCTCGGTTCGGCCATAACGGAAACAACAACTCCGGTGTGGGGATGCAGGTCACCACGCACATGGAGAAAATCGACACGAACGTCGAGGTCGGTAATACGTCATTAATACGTCTGAATTCTTTGTGATTTGGAGTTTCACTTTACAAATAATTAGTAAATCGTTGTTTTTAAGTAAAGCCATTACTTGAACATGCCTTCATCTGTTCTTGAGGGATATCCTGTTGTCAATTGTTGTCATTGTTGCTTCCTTTGAGCTGTCGACAAGATTAACCTCAATGTGAACCTTAACAAGAGTTAGAAGAATGACATTGAGCTTTAAGAGATGCAAACGACAATCACAAGATGCTCATTTTCTAAACTTCACTTCGCGTTAGGCTCTGAGAAAGACATCTGACGAGAACGAAGAGCAGGAAGACCTGCGGAACATGTGGAAGACGCTGGCGGTGCAGCTCGACAAGGTGCTGATGATCGGGATCCTCGTGGCCTTCGTGGTCATGACCGCCGCCATGTTCGCGTCCCTGCCCCCGGGAATCCTGCGCTAAACGGGCCCAGTCTGGAAATGTGGTTTATTTTCTATATGCTTGGAGTGCTTGTGATATTACAACAAGACTAAAGCCGTTGAACCGCGCTACTAGATGACTAGATATCAAAAACAGAGATTATGTTAAGCAGGTCACGATTACGACAATCTGTGACCGACACGACTAAATCAAATAGCTCTATACATATAGCGTAAGAATTTAATTTTTACACTGCTTGGCCCTTTTTCTTGAGTCGTTGATTTTCACGTCCTCGTTCCACATCAGGCAAGACAGGGATACTTGTAAAGTTGTGCTCTCCGTTGATTCTCCTGCGTTGCAGTGACGTGCGTTTGCAAAATGTACAGCTGTAAAGAACGAGATAATATTGATGTCACCGTGAGCATTAGCCATCAGGTGTTCATCTTATGATATCGTTACCCTGCGGTGTTATAGGTAAGCTCTAGCTATTTGTAAGCAGATTAGCATCaaatgcttttatattgaaaCTTTTACAATAGAATAGAAACAGTTTCAAACTAGCACATTGTTGTCTAAGAGTATGGAAAGGACTGGGAATGCCCACTGCAAGAGTTTTGTGAAAACAATTGAAACGTCTGAACACTGCGAGAATGTGTTGTTTTGTCAATCAGAATGTTTTGGACTAAAATATCGTGTACGAACTCGTTTTCACGATGGTTATgagtttgtatatgtatatagagaGTTTTTCTATTATACACAAATGCTGCTACAAACGTTTTATGTCGTCAACTTAAAATAGTTGTTTGGTCATAGAAAGAGTGAGGAAGTTGACAAGTAAACACCCAGGGGTTATTGATAAtaattacataatgtacatattCAAAAGATGTATTGCCATATTACTGCACCATGAGATCTACAAGTTTACGATGACGGGTTCGGTATATGTTGACATGAATGTTGTTTTGACAATTGCAGCATTGATTCTGTTGTGAGATCCTGATTTTGTGTGACATGTGATTACTCGGTTGCCATCAAATCTTTTTGATTAAAAGTGTTTTTCTGACGAGTACTAGTTGGTCTTTGGAATATATGTTCTGTTGATTTATATACTATACACGCTATACACTCAACATTTTAGTGAACAGCTGCCGGTCAGCATTTTTAAGGGTTGGTCATCACTGCTTGTATATTTTAACTTTCAGCAGCCCTTGGGGTTGCTCTTCGACAGTAGGAAAGGAATcaaatacaatttgaacatcAACTCTCACTATAATGTATTCGATATCCACACCTTCCTTTTGGCGTCTATCCTCGTAGAAATTGTATCTATGTGTAAAGATTGAACtttatgtttatagatttatcaAGAATTCCATTTGACTCTTATATTTGGTCTAACCCGTATTTCCTCCCTCAtggcctcaatgaaaagcagcctacAGGACGacttgagcttctcatgaataaacaaaggtccaAACAAACAATGGGGAACTGGTCACTACAGATAGATAACCACGATGGGGGTTGTGTTTCAGGTTGCAAGTCTGTTTTATGTACAACTTGTATTCACGGCGATACACATCCAAAATCGTGATTTACAAACGatagtgtacattttgtatgccaGTGCCGACACTGTGTACCGGTGTGCCGATAACGACACATTCTGAACTGGAACTGTGTTGCCGATTCATCGACGAATACGTCTCTGACTCTCTATGGTGTGGGTTCGAGACAAGTTACGATGTTATAAAAGCATGAAAAATTGCCTGTCATACTGGGTCTTTTAAAGAGGGAAATCTACCCTTGAAACGAGGAACACGATCAGCTTACCTCTGTGATCTATAACAATGTAGCCTGTTTGCTTTGATGCCGCGCGACAACCGGTGGCGTCTGAGCAATATGCGACGGATACAGCACTACACACAGAGAGGATATTGATTAGTAAAGACATTTTCGTTGAGATTCATTATTACATCTAATTTAAAAAAGattgatatacaaagcattttggTCTGATCCAGATAGTGACTTGCCGATAGTTCATCCACAATAATGAAATATGCACATAGAACGTTATCGTGTGTCAGAGGTCAACTACtaacataaaaaagaaaaaaaaacttactgaTATGCAAGAGAAAATATTTGGTACACAGTTAAGATACTATGTCAACTTAAATGTCTATATTCAattcaacatacatgtgtgtggagTGGTGTAACACAGCAAAACCACAACAAACGTACAAAACTGTTAGTTCATTTTGATACGATGATTAATCGATACTCGGAACTTGCCCAGCTCAAATATTTGCTAAATCTAAAGAACCCCTTCTCACTGGAAATATAACCTACCACATAAACACACCTTCACAGTCAGCATCTGAAGTATAAATATATACTGTAACAAGGTTCGGACATATGGCACAGTGATTGGCTTAGAGTTGTTTGGGGTTCGTTGAAACAACAATGGTACAATACATTTAGGAAGGGAACACTGCATGGCGGATTGATTACACAGAACGTTGCGTGTTTGCAGACACAGTGTAGGAGGACAGTAGTTGCAGAAGGAGGTGCCATGGCGAACTGTACAGTTTATCTGCTGTGTCTGCTTTTTGCAGTCACAtatgtgcagggtaagtctacCTCTTTACCAATATGTAATTATAGCAAAGTAAATACAACGAAGGAAATATGTCTGCATCTTAAAGGCCTTATCTATGAAGAGTGTGGCCTGTGGGACGGCATCTTTGACTGCTCTCTGAAACCACATGCTTACCTGACTGACGTTTGAAATGCATGCAACAGACTATTGTCTGTTCCTTATAAACGTTGCTTAAGCCTGTACTTTATCATTGGTTTGTTCAGGTGTTTGACATAAGTAACAGCATGACGTCTGATGTAGCATTACGGTACATGACAACGCCACGgtacatgaaaaatgtaaaaagtgtTGACAGCAGAATCGGTATTCAGCTTATAACTTGGGATGGGGCAAGAACTTTACTTGTATAGATATGCAATTGTCTATGGCGTCAGCATCTTGTAAAGGCATTAGCCAATCGTCAAATACTTCATATTTATGCAAGTAAGCTAAGATCAAACAAAAGCTTTCCTCTTGAGTTGACTTGATTAGAGAGGTAATAGTGTTAGCTTTATTTCTCCCTTCTTGTCCATAAACCGAAGTACAGAATAGTAATATTAAGGcaatgaaaaggggacaaatgTACACGTCTTTGTACAAGGAAAGCTACAATGTTAACCTGCCACCCAGGCGGATTCAGGAGTAGATACACAAGAAGGCTAATGTTCTGTAACCTGCATGTGTGTTCAGTGTGTCTGTGAACAGTAtaacgtacatgtaacacaataaGTTATACATGGTTTTAAGCCCTTGGCGTAAGGAAGAAGTGTTTGAATTTTGGAACAGACCCAGGTCCCTTGCCTTTGTGATTTCGCCGTTGCCGGTCGGAGAGATCATTTTGCTTTGAAATCCATATTCTGCATAATGCAATAGCTGATAGCATGCATTCCTGTCCGACTCCAAGGAAATAACTTGACGAGAGGATGTTTTGAGATTTTTTTATAGAAGGAATTACCATGGTGTAGGGTTTGGGTTTTAGTATCCTCTGTACACATTTGAAACACTTTACTGAGGCCTACTGAAGTAAAAGTACACCTTTGAGCATGGATGTCAGAAGGTCTCTTAAAATGTGTCAACTTAACAAGAAAGCCGAAAGAGGTATTGTTGTAGGGAAAGCGCCGCCATAAGGCTTTACATTGGCAATTTTTCAGAGACAGTCACCCAAACTGATAGGTGCCTTCAGAGGTTTCCCTACAGAGATGATTTCTTGAGTGCGCATCGAGTATGCGAAAGGGCACTGATAAGTCTTGTTGTTATCTGATAACGTCTGTCACGGTTTATTCCACTATTGTACTGAAGGCGTCAAAGCGGCATGCGTTACGTAGACAGTCTCATGCGCGCACTACTTCCCTAGTAAAAATAGCATTGCAGTCATCTCATCAAGTTAGGCAGCAAGCGGCCATTACAGTGATGCACATGCCTAAAACTTAAACTAGACGGCCAAGGCTGAATTTTTATCCGGCATATTGTGGTAGCTATGAAATATGAACCCCAGCTCGTGAACGATGATAACCATTATAGTGAAAGAAAAAGGTTTGAATTTCAGACCGCACCTCCCATGGCGTTTACTCTCCAAACAAAGCATTGTTGTGGTTAGGGTCCAGTTCTGGGGCCACAAATGGGCGAAGAAAACTTGGGGATATCAAGAATGTAGAAAACAGGAACGTAACACGCTTGTTTGGTGCAGTAGGTCGACTAAGGGCGAGAGTAGTACTCTAAAATAGAACAGGTTGTCAGATATTGACATATATTGTACCTGCAAACCTATTACAATCAACCATGCGTGTACCTGAAGCCTATTGTCAAGCTAAAGGGATAGAGTGGATCATACAGCAGAATGGTGTTGccttcaaatacaaaaatattaaGTACGGCAGCTCGAAATGAATACATTACTATATAACATTTCAGAAAACTTTATAACATCTCATGATAGTCGTGAAACATGTATGGATAGATGtgtacttgtattttctttgttatgaAAGAAGTTTTGCTGAACATGTACACCAACACCAGAGTTACCACTCACCAAGTTTTCGACCAGTCCTCTTGTCTTCCAAGAGATAAACCAAGGCAATGCACAAGTTGTGAAGTATACTGATTATTATTCTAGGATACTCCCTTTCCCTTTTCTTATCataaacccaaataagatagaatttaacataacataacatagcataacatagtatttagtgttagtattttaCACTAAgaaagtcacatgctgtattgttatatattgtctgtccgtccttccatgttacatgtacatgcaattagcctacggacaagaacttgcaataaacttattattattatcataatatgatatgatgtgcACAACACAGCTGACTCCTGGGAGACCATGTTGCTTGCTAACCTGACTACGGGCCATGAGCCGGAGGCGCGGCCGGTGCAGAACCACACCCACCCTGTGTCAGTCACCATAGACGTCGCGCTGGCACAGATCATTGCCGTGGTAAGGATTTTCCCCTGGCCAAAAATTTACTCTCCACAAATTCCTAGCTAGCGCTTTGTCATAGCAAGGAACAAAAGGAACGGGAAGGAATGTGCTTGGCGGTACCGAATATTTCAATTGAAAGTTGGCCAAGTTTCACATGCGAAAGATCCCAGTGGGAATAGAATTTCTGTGTAGTTTTCGGCAGAAATGTAAAGACGTCTGTCATCCATGAAGAAATCTGATTGACGTTCCCTTGTCCAGCAGCACGTTACCTTTTTTCAATGTATAGCAGTTCAAAGCCTAGGGCGATGCAGACATTTACTACTAATTCACATCTGAATATGTCCATATCTGAATATTTTATGATTACATAATAGACTTACAGGGAAAGGTTATGTTGGTAGTTCAGAAAGCAACAGATGTTGTAAATATTTCGCCATTCCATGTACAGTAGTATAAAGGGAGACATTTACTTGTGCACATCTGAATATGTCCACATCTGAATATTTTATGGATATCATAATAGACTTACAAGggaaagtttgtttatttgcttgtttatttgttcgttTATTTATAGGGTTAGGGTCATTGGTTGTCATTGGTTGTTCAGAGAGCAACAGATGTTGTAAATGTTTCGTCATTTAAATCACGTTTTCTCTCGTCTAA encodes the following:
- the LOC136431608 gene encoding neuronal acetylcholine receptor subunit alpha-7-like, yielding MERHMAVTLALLALCVSTASAVRGSSYEAQLLEHLLLNHDAEPRPVLNSSSPVTVKIDAALAQIISVDSKNQQITVNLWYRSYWTDETMAWNASDFGGVSAIRVSSEKIWRPDIVVYNSLGAYSDAFADSEATIYSSGSLSWLYPVILTFTCAIDVTYFPYDEQTCEMQFGSWSFDGFKVDVHNRSATPDSGNYLENEEWELGSYTVRREEFFYGCCPEPYPVVTMSIFIRRKTLYYNYNVVAPCILIVFVSLFGFWVPAECGEKLSLGVTMLLSLVVFMQIVSQTLPATSTSVPYIAQFFGGTIVLVGVSVSLSAFGIYFHFHELNLKPPPTWLRTILFVDGFKPWQLIKNRKNKKVEPTVIANEGLEVVSMDDKEKEAEMSGEINAKVSRFGHNGNNNSGVGMQVTTHMEKIDTNVEALRKTSDENEEQEDLRNMWKTLAVQLDKVLMIGILVAFVVMTAAMFASLPPGILR